Proteins from a single region of Verrucomicrobiota bacterium:
- a CDS encoding helix-turn-helix domain-containing protein, with translation MKIKSYTEELYGVANRLAFEPHRIWLDPTGRYDEPLDREFPFIIKLFHYRHHDFTPGLSWHERLELFMPLDGDARMQMGKRQVELAPGEVLVVENLKLHMTVDTPGLNTRVIVISFLPEFVHGPGLPPLDHVFLLPFYAQPAGGARVLRRDGPVLPQVHQAVAQLLRSYFDRSDFFQAACKVYLLEMLYHLARHFRAVNFPRSELIRQQERVAKVKPLFDFVAHHYAEPMTLKQGAMLTKMSLPQFMKAFKKVAGMTFVSYLTLVRLANAIPLLKRSSLPIGEVAKQVGFSDQGYFDRRFKAVFYQTPRAFRQTWMGR, from the coding sequence ATGAAGATCAAAAGTTACACCGAGGAACTTTATGGGGTTGCGAATCGTTTGGCGTTCGAGCCGCACCGGATCTGGTTAGATCCGACGGGCCGGTATGACGAACCGTTGGATCGCGAGTTCCCGTTCATCATCAAGTTATTTCATTATCGCCACCACGATTTCACGCCGGGGCTGAGTTGGCACGAGAGGCTCGAGTTGTTTATGCCGCTGGATGGGGATGCCCGCATGCAGATGGGCAAACGCCAGGTTGAGCTCGCCCCGGGCGAAGTCTTAGTCGTCGAAAACCTGAAGCTGCACATGACGGTGGATACGCCCGGATTGAACACGCGGGTCATCGTTATCAGCTTTCTGCCGGAGTTCGTGCATGGTCCGGGCCTGCCGCCGCTTGACCACGTGTTCTTGCTTCCTTTCTACGCGCAGCCCGCCGGTGGGGCGAGAGTGTTGCGCCGGGACGGGCCGGTTCTGCCGCAGGTGCATCAGGCCGTAGCGCAGCTCTTGCGGTCGTATTTCGACCGTAGCGATTTTTTCCAGGCTGCCTGCAAAGTGTATCTCCTCGAAATGCTTTACCATCTGGCCCGGCATTTTCGCGCCGTAAATTTTCCCCGTTCCGAGCTGATTCGCCAACAAGAGCGCGTGGCGAAAGTCAAACCCCTGTTCGACTTTGTGGCTCACCACTATGCCGAGCCTATGACGCTCAAACAGGGCGCCATGCTGACCAAGATGAGCCTGCCTCAATTCATGAAGGCGTTCAAAAAGGTCGCGGGAATGACGTTCGTCAGCTATCTTACCCTCGTTCGTCTGGCCAACGCGATCCCCCTGCTGAAAAGGAGCTCGCTGCCTATCGGGGAGGTGGCGAAGCAGGTCGGTTTTTCTGATCAGGGCTACTTTGATCGCCGGTTCAAAGCCGTCTTTTACCAGACCCCCCGGGCATTTCGTCAAACCTGGATGGGCAGGTAA
- a CDS encoding GNAT family N-acetyltransferase, whose translation MSTIDYRIGNDLDLSEVIELYNASTLGERRPTTDRDRMAAMLRHANLIITAWDAENLIGLARTLTDFVYVGYLADLAVHAGYQRRGVGKGLIARTRAQMDPRSTLVLLAAPKAADYYPHVGFTRHDSAWTLRASDPFPLPSA comes from the coding sequence ATGAGCACTATTGACTACCGGATCGGCAACGATCTGGACCTGAGCGAGGTCATCGAGCTTTATAACGCTTCAACGCTCGGCGAACGCCGTCCAACCACCGATCGGGACCGCATGGCTGCGATGCTCCGGCACGCTAACCTGATCATCACAGCCTGGGATGCAGAAAACCTGATCGGTTTGGCACGCACCCTCACCGACTTCGTCTATGTGGGATATTTGGCGGACCTGGCCGTCCACGCCGGCTACCAGCGTCGTGGCGTCGGAAAGGGACTCATCGCCCGGACCCGTGCCCAGATGGACCCCAGGTCGACCCTGGTTTTGCTCGCTGCACCCAAGGCCGCGGATTATTACCCGCATGTTGGTTTCACCCGGCATGACAGCGCGTGGACGTTGCGAGCATCCGATCCGTTTCCACTACCGAGCGCTTGA
- a CDS encoding MBL fold metallo-hydrolase encodes MTTQIRFFGVAAYELITGRGQHILLDPFLDENPGSPVKSQDLDQVDLIVVSHAAVDHLGDTEAIARRTGAPVICGGEVKAYLVAKGIPAGQIRATTWGIAVEVAGIKVQPLECHHWSQIRMPDGTYASGVPMAFIVYAGPGVRFYHYGDTAIFSDLRLQAELYQPTIGCIGIANPLEILHRFPMPGKMLTAEMNPREGALAAQWLQLKTVLPCHFINPDCPEVAEFHEYLAAAGRNGASVPESIVLKPGDTIEVP; translated from the coding sequence ATGACTACTCAAATCCGTTTCTTTGGCGTGGCTGCCTATGAGTTGATCACCGGCCGGGGCCAGCACATCCTGCTTGATCCCTTTCTGGATGAGAATCCGGGAAGCCCCGTCAAGTCGCAGGATCTCGACCAGGTCGATTTGATCGTCGTGAGCCACGCGGCGGTTGATCACCTCGGAGACACCGAAGCGATCGCGCGCCGGACCGGCGCGCCTGTGATTTGCGGAGGTGAGGTGAAGGCCTATCTCGTCGCCAAGGGAATCCCGGCAGGCCAGATCCGAGCCACCACGTGGGGCATCGCCGTGGAAGTGGCCGGCATCAAAGTCCAGCCGCTCGAGTGCCATCACTGGTCCCAGATCCGGATGCCGGACGGAACCTATGCAAGCGGCGTTCCGATGGCGTTCATCGTCTATGCCGGCCCCGGAGTTCGGTTCTACCATTACGGTGACACGGCGATCTTTTCGGACCTAAGGTTGCAAGCGGAACTCTACCAGCCGACCATCGGGTGCATCGGGATCGCGAATCCACTCGAGATCTTGCACCGGTTTCCCATGCCGGGTAAAATGCTCACGGCTGAGATGAACCCGCGGGAAGGGGCGTTGGCGGCACAGTGGCTCCAACTCAAAACGGTTCTGCCGTGTCACTTCATCAATCCGGACTGCCCGGAAGTGGCAGAATTCCACGAATACCTCGCCGCCGCCGGGCGGAACGGCGCGAGCGTGCCGGAATCCATCGTTCTGAAACCTGGTGACACCATCGAAGTGCCATGA
- a CDS encoding ATP-binding cassette domain-containing protein has protein sequence MDPLVIGENLTRSYGPTVPVNSVSFAIRRGTVTALLGANGAGKSTLTRPMSGGTRPDHGRLVFDSHPVSFPEYSVRRAKDLGNRVVHQELSVRTNLNAAEKFFLELSELFPGGPWRRQAGVFVLVVFGMAAWLCLTGVNTASDVNAASSYTFLSVAAVVMGGCDLVGGRIEPAGVVFAAVTLSLLGTLLGFMRLSSDDIAPVQGFLLIGIVILRTLWARPR, from the coding sequence ATGGATCCCCTGGTCATAGGAGAAAACCTCACCAGATCGTATGGGCCAACCGTCCCGGTTAACTCCGTTTCGTTTGCGATCCGGCGCGGAACCGTCACGGCCCTGCTCGGCGCCAACGGAGCAGGTAAAAGCACGTTGACGCGCCCGATGAGCGGGGGCACCCGGCCGGACCACGGCCGTCTGGTGTTCGATTCGCACCCGGTGTCGTTCCCCGAATACTCGGTCCGAAGGGCGAAGGACCTCGGAAATCGGGTAGTTCACCAGGAGCTCTCGGTGCGCACGAACCTGAATGCGGCAGAGAAATTTTTTCTGGAGTTAAGTGAGCTTTTTCCAGGTGGCCCGTGGCGTCGACAAGCCGGTGTTTTCGTCTTGGTGGTCTTCGGAATGGCCGCGTGGCTTTGCCTCACCGGGGTTAATACCGCGTCGGACGTCAACGCGGCGAGTTCTTACACCTTTCTCAGCGTTGCCGCGGTCGTGATGGGCGGCTGCGATCTCGTTGGCGGCCGAATCGAGCCGGCGGGCGTCGTCTTCGCCGCTGTGACCCTCTCCCTCCTGGGCACCTTGCTGGGCTTTATGCGGCTTAGTTCAGACGATATCGCCCCGGTTCAGGGCTTTCTCCTGATCGGCATCGTGATTTTACGAACCCTCTGGGCGCGCCCGCGATGA
- a CDS encoding ABC transporter permease — MRKLFEQPWIWALVGVVVLWVLLSIGAHQVGLGNLSGIVASAALLCIVAIGQMLVVTTGDGAVDLSIPSVITLSAFVTTSVTGGQDARLVLGLVIVAALGACVGGVNALIVNRLRIPPIIATLAVGYILTTATLVFNRGFKTYAVSPMLAYAASGRVFGVPIILLLALVLTWVTAWLLHASVYGRKLSAVGQNRRAARFAGVRVEATTRTAYVLSGLLAAAGGALLSGRVSGAFLEMGTPYLLQSVGAVVVGGSSILGGRGSAFGTLLGSIFLVMIVTTMQVLRVAGGSQDIVEGMLIILVLAVATVRAPETKKA; from the coding sequence ATGAGAAAGCTCTTTGAGCAACCGTGGATTTGGGCACTCGTAGGCGTCGTCGTCCTTTGGGTCCTCTTGAGCATCGGCGCCCACCAGGTTGGTCTTGGTAACCTCAGCGGCATCGTGGCTTCTGCCGCCTTGCTTTGCATCGTGGCGATCGGGCAAATGCTGGTGGTGACCACCGGGGACGGGGCCGTGGACCTCTCTATCCCGAGCGTCATCACGCTTTCCGCCTTTGTCACCACCAGCGTTACCGGCGGTCAGGACGCGCGCCTGGTGCTCGGTTTGGTGATCGTGGCTGCACTCGGGGCGTGCGTGGGCGGGGTGAATGCGCTTATCGTTAACCGGCTGCGTATCCCACCGATCATCGCCACGCTGGCGGTGGGGTACATCCTGACCACCGCGACCCTGGTTTTCAACCGGGGCTTCAAAACCTACGCCGTGAGCCCGATGTTGGCGTACGCAGCCAGCGGGCGCGTTTTTGGGGTGCCGATCATCCTCCTGCTCGCGCTGGTTCTGACGTGGGTAACGGCCTGGCTGCTGCACGCGAGCGTTTACGGACGGAAACTTTCGGCCGTCGGCCAGAACCGGCGGGCTGCCCGCTTCGCAGGCGTCCGCGTGGAGGCCACGACCCGGACCGCCTATGTGCTCAGCGGTTTGCTGGCTGCGGCCGGTGGTGCGCTGCTTTCCGGTCGCGTGAGCGGCGCGTTTCTGGAAATGGGCACGCCTTACCTGTTGCAATCCGTTGGTGCCGTCGTCGTGGGCGGATCCTCGATCCTGGGAGGAAGAGGAAGCGCCTTCGGCACGCTCCTCGGCTCCATTTTTCTGGTGATGATCGTCACGACGATGCAGGTGCTGCGCGTGGCCGGCGGTTCCCAGGACATCGTTGAAGGCATGCTTATTATCCTTGTGCTCGCGGTGGCGACCGTCCGGGCACCGGAAACCAAAAAGGCCTAA
- a CDS encoding alcohol dehydrogenase catalytic domain-containing protein has product MKAAIFDAPHQMHVGHWRNPELGPDDVLISVKAAGICAGDLYIYTGKNPYTKYPIIGGHEICGVVAGTGSNVTGMAAGQLVVVEPFLSCGRCYACRVGKPNCCTNLQIIGVHRAGGYAEDVVVPATHVHAVPAGMSPLRASFAEPVTIAIHACRRGTVSAGEYVLVLGCGPIGLALIEVALARGARVVAVDIMEPRLETARTLGAEVLKSDERLLERVLEQTNQEGAPVVIEATGNPRVMESTAQLVAAGGRIVVVGLVPKGVQVQFPGLDFTRKEMTILGSRTETNCFPEALDLLAGGRLRYPEVATAFDLWSAPEVFGHIVRTPNAVHKGVFVRN; this is encoded by the coding sequence ATGAAAGCAGCGATCTTTGATGCTCCCCATCAGATGCACGTCGGTCACTGGAGGAACCCGGAGCTCGGGCCCGACGATGTGCTGATCTCCGTGAAGGCCGCCGGGATTTGCGCCGGCGACCTTTACATCTATACCGGTAAGAATCCGTACACGAAATACCCGATTATCGGCGGCCACGAGATTTGCGGGGTAGTGGCGGGAACCGGTTCAAACGTAACGGGGATGGCTGCGGGCCAGTTGGTAGTGGTGGAACCGTTTTTAAGCTGCGGACGATGCTATGCCTGCCGGGTTGGAAAACCGAACTGCTGCACGAATTTACAGATCATCGGCGTCCATCGGGCGGGCGGCTATGCCGAGGACGTCGTTGTACCCGCAACGCACGTCCACGCGGTGCCGGCCGGCATGTCTCCGCTCCGGGCGTCCTTCGCTGAACCGGTCACGATCGCCATCCATGCGTGCCGGCGCGGCACGGTCAGCGCGGGAGAGTACGTGTTGGTTCTGGGGTGCGGGCCGATCGGGTTGGCGCTGATCGAGGTGGCATTGGCTCGCGGCGCCCGGGTGGTGGCCGTGGACATTATGGAGCCGCGGCTCGAGACCGCCCGGACACTCGGCGCTGAGGTCCTCAAAAGCGATGAGCGTTTGCTCGAGCGCGTGCTTGAACAAACCAACCAGGAAGGAGCGCCCGTGGTCATCGAGGCTACGGGTAATCCAAGGGTCATGGAATCCACGGCGCAATTGGTCGCCGCCGGCGGCCGCATCGTGGTCGTCGGCTTGGTCCCCAAAGGAGTCCAGGTCCAATTCCCGGGACTCGATTTTACGCGCAAAGAGATGACCATCCTCGGTTCTCGCACCGAGACGAATTGCTTTCCCGAAGCCCTTGATCTGCTGGCCGGCGGTAGGCTCCGGTACCCTGAGGTTGCGACCGCCTTCGATCTGTGGTCCGCACCCGAAGTGTTCGGGCATATCGTCCGGACTCCCAACGCCGTGCACAAAGGAGTTTTTGTCAGGAACTGA
- a CDS encoding 2-dehydropantoate 2-reductase: MKIAVLGAGAMGSVIGGALAKGENEVVLIDVAKEVIAAINSRGLTVREKDGHEETIKLLATDQPVAVGPVDLVVVFVKCYHTESAIRNAAPMIGPRTAVLSLQNGWGNGPMIGKIAGFDKLLLGVSYHSATVLGPGHVLHAGVGNTFIGELDGTSSDRLALIANAFNAAGIPVTPTTSVLKEIWSKLALNAVTLPTSASIRLSADHLLATEEMEQLMQALLREAVAVAQAQQIPLDFNERWQAIAGLLGKLAPGTKGSMLQDVERHRRTEIDVINGAIVEAGRRFSIPTPYNNAMLWLVKGLENSFEN, translated from the coding sequence ATGAAAATTGCAGTCTTAGGCGCGGGCGCGATGGGCAGCGTCATCGGCGGTGCGCTGGCAAAAGGTGAAAATGAAGTCGTCCTGATCGACGTCGCTAAAGAAGTCATCGCCGCCATCAACTCCAGGGGCCTCACCGTTCGGGAAAAGGACGGGCATGAAGAAACCATCAAGCTCTTGGCAACGGACCAGCCCGTTGCCGTTGGTCCCGTCGATTTGGTTGTCGTTTTTGTAAAGTGCTACCACACCGAGAGCGCGATCCGGAATGCTGCCCCAATGATCGGGCCGCGGACCGCGGTCTTGTCACTGCAAAATGGCTGGGGTAATGGCCCGATGATCGGGAAAATCGCCGGCTTCGACAAACTGCTGCTTGGAGTCAGCTATCATAGCGCGACGGTCCTCGGGCCTGGTCACGTCCTTCATGCCGGTGTGGGGAATACGTTTATCGGAGAACTTGACGGTACATCCTCAGATCGCCTGGCGCTGATCGCGAACGCGTTTAACGCGGCCGGAATACCCGTTACGCCGACCACATCCGTCTTGAAGGAGATCTGGTCGAAGCTCGCCCTGAACGCCGTGACGCTGCCTACCTCGGCGTCGATCCGCCTCAGTGCGGATCACTTGCTGGCTACCGAGGAGATGGAGCAGTTGATGCAAGCGCTCCTCCGGGAAGCCGTTGCCGTCGCGCAGGCCCAGCAGATCCCGCTTGATTTCAACGAACGCTGGCAGGCCATCGCCGGCCTGCTCGGAAAGCTGGCTCCCGGCACAAAAGGCTCGATGCTCCAGGATGTCGAGCGGCATCGCCGCACGGAGATCGACGTGATCAATGGCGCGATTGTGGAAGCCGGCCGTCGGTTCAGCATTCCGACGCCCTATAATAATGCGATGCTTTGGTTAGTTAAGGGGTTGGAGAATTCCTTTGAAAACTGA